Proteins co-encoded in one Montipora capricornis isolate CH-2021 chromosome 12, ASM3666992v2, whole genome shotgun sequence genomic window:
- the LOC138027398 gene encoding serine/threonine-protein phosphatase 2A 56 kDa regulatory subunit epsilon isoform-like yields the protein MDSVEAKRPGINPAPATSHPDPFNRKSVRKPQKAQQKKQQGSSRFRSKPSFEIQPLGLLKDASPAEQQELFIKKLQQCSVVFDFMDPVSDLKGKEIKRACLNELVDYIASGRGVLTEAVYPKIIEMVDANIFRTLPPSDNPDFDPEEDDPTLEASWPHLQIVYEFFLRFLESAEFQPTIAKKHIDQKFVLQLLELFDSEDPRERDFLKTVLHRIYGKFLGLRAYIRKHINHIFLRFVYETEHFNGVGELLEILGSIINGFALPLKSEHKMFLNRVLIPLHKVKCLGLYHAQLAYCVVQFLEKDATLTENVVLGLLKYWPKTSSQKEVMFLGEIEEILDVIDPAQFKKIMVPLFKNIARCVSSPHFQVAERALYFWNNEYIMSLIEENSNVILPIMFSCLYRISKDHWNQTIVALVYNVLKTFMEMNSKLFDELTSSYKADRQKEKKKEKEREELWKQLEKLELDSRNKSASSPSNLVGSNQNPGSSGPKS from the exons ATGGACTCCGTGGAA GCAAAGCGGCCAGGTATTAATCCTGCCCCTGCTACTAGTCACCCGGATCCATTTAATCGAAAGTCTGTGCGGAAACCACAGAAAGCTCAACAGAAAAAACAGCAAGGATCGTCCAGGTTTCGGTCCAAACCGAGTTTTGAAATCCAACCTCTTGGTCTTTTGAAAG ACGCATCGCCAGCCGAGCAACAGGAATTGTTCATCAAAAAACTACAACAGTGCAGTGTAGTCTTCGATTTTATGGATCCAGTCAGTGATCTGAAAGGGAAGGAAATAAAGCGGGCATGCTTGAACGAGCTTGTCGACTATATAGCTTCGGGTCGTGGAGTCCTCACCGAGGCAGTTTATCCAAAAATTATAGAAATG GTGGATGCAAACATATTTAGGACTTTGCCACCATCAGATAATCCTGACTTTGATCCAGAGGAAGATGACCCTACTCTGGAAGCGTCATGGCCTCACTTACAG ATTGTCTATGAATTCTTTCTTCGGTTTTTGGAGTCAGCAGAATTTCAACCCACTATTGCCAAGAAACACATTGACCAGAAGTTTGTTTTACAG CTTCTGGAACTCTTCGACAGTGAAGATCCTCGTGAAAGAGATTTTCTGAAGACAGTCCTCCATAGGATATATGGAAAGTTCCTGGGACTCAGGGCATACATTCGAAAGCACATCAATCACATATTTTTAag ATTTGTTTAtgaaacagaacatttcaatggAGTTGGTGAACTTCTAGAAATCTTAGGAAG CATTATCAATGGATTTGCCCTTCCCTTGAAGTCTGAGCATAAGATGTTTTTAAACCGAGTGTTAATACCTCTTCACAAGGTTAAGTGCCTGGGCTTGTACCATGCGCAG TTGGCATATTGTGTTGTCCAGTTTCTAGAAAAGGATGCCACATTAACAGAAAAT GTTGTTTTAGGCTTATTAAAATATTGGCCTAAGACCAGCAGCCAAAAAGAG GTCATGTTTCTAGGTGAAATAGAGGAAATTCTAGATGTAATAGATCCTGcccagtttaaaaaaattatggtaCCCCTGTTTAAAAATATCGCAAGATGTGTATCAAGCCCTCATTTTCAG GTCGCTGAGAGGGCACTGTACTTCTGGAATAACGAATACATTATGAGTTTGATTGAAGAAAATTCTAACGTCATCTTACCCATCATGTTTTCCTGTTTATATAGGATATCCAAAGACCACTGGAACCA aacCATCGTGGCGCTTGTTTATAACGTTTTGAAGACTTTCATGGAAATGAACTCCAAACTATTTGACGAACTAACGTCATCTTACAAAGCCGATAGACAAAA ggaaaagaaaaaggaaaaagaaagagaggAGTTGTGGAAACAGCTGGAAAAGTTGGAACTTGACTCGAGAAATAAGTCTGCCTCCTCACCGTCGAATCTTGTGGGATCGAACCAGAATCCCGGTTCGTCGGGTCCCAAGAGCTGA